The Accipiter gentilis chromosome 14, bAccGen1.1, whole genome shotgun sequence genome contains a region encoding:
- the LOC126045925 gene encoding LOW QUALITY PROTEIN: centrosome-associated protein CEP250-like (The sequence of the model RefSeq protein was modified relative to this genomic sequence to represent the inferred CDS: inserted 1 base in 1 codon) translates to MVTTSCGRHRQRCETHCAWAVKTWRKANAGGAEPVTSCIRSSSFYVSVQVLQYRTRCRELEQQLAAGGGPLPGRWEATEDQSLEKALLRVEEEQQRCENLAEVNTLLQEHLDEANAVNSALKEDVGRLTVDWMRAREELEVKESEWRSERELYDSYLRGERSRLLSLWRQVVTFRCHFLEMKTATDRDLSELKAEQMRLSGSILVNCSRLNCGVRPWAPVTPGRPVLEDQAQQQAGEEISQKTWEVMRLQVEGDPEKKELQDRLKDLAALEGEHSLLQSELVVAREMLEESHLQRDLLKQEKHELTVALEKAEQSVAELTGAQNKLTAEIADLQVAAANMSSINEALALDKVQLNKLVLQLEQEHDVLSGKVDEMERAKISDQEKLNLCERANEALSAEKAHLEQLLKKAEEQQEGLQAELRMLAEEKAETQEKLNEVHRQQESASSGLEQLRQESSRQGQALANVSKEKELLAHEKAALEARLAATERDRRGLAEQLAEARCGRETLESSLLEAQQRLSQLEIARSQLEIQLQTVRQAKEVIQGEVKCLQCELEAERSLMKQERENMAQQLLRTEEQYNDTLKLRETAHEVEINKLRQELASEREGHHSELQEMLEQWEKEKAETEREHEKKLFDMKLKVATMQAQQEEERTRAESAKQEQERDRLRAVKEELVREMKLLQDSVTASETRANAATDRNRCLEQELQTTLSVLKIKNEEVETQREKIQMLQKEAAQRQALQESLTHMAAILSEREAEMKLYQEQMRMLENQKEMHETTVSEVIKDITEKNQKVESQQEQLQELEKQQEMLRTAVSKMSKELEERDREIGSQQEQIRELEKQRELQRTAVSKMSKELEERDQEIRFQEGKIMTLERDGASQVRNLQVDLDHMKGNLKEKNLELQSLTQQIQALEMEREQVKSLHASLGHLRAVLKDRESECDSQRDQLRLLQQYKEQQEGYLQELRGTLEKMTLSLSEKDQELESQQKQIREAEEVMEMQLRTVRDQLEQTLGALKEKDRLLDIQKQQARSYAEKTEEQMNVLHRDLEYTTAVLKEKDLMIESQKELIETFQKQGRDSGQQKEILQQLQVALKEKEHEILSLRKQCEAWKEKEERHEAEQTNLQATKLTLKEREEKVEVLEEAIAKLQQQKEEAAMQTEAIQQKLEYAESSLEARDQEIVSLQEHVQELREQKELEGKQAKSLEQGLDKMSQILKENHSEFLRQTEQMNMFRLREESTKVALTSCQQQVDLLEQAVRKRDEDNETLMQKLQCQEEELKTLQNLQLRLTKENEEVRHGREREKLLEEALREKEQEAKAEGELKELKEEVRALREDLQHVQPTLTKKDEEIKNHRDRVGYLEKTLXREQELRRQSELLKQLTSALRWKDGGETLQKQIQKLQKWEEEEAEKRRVLQERDRSLQRQKELTQQLEDERKAKGEELERTIAVLKQTESREVKWKEKAQALTLALTKSEMANGTLREEIAILQSMVSERDTDRFHHQQAIAEGEQLSWLSEKRLLSQQLECLQRAVARLELEKAELKQLNAELRRTLEQVERERRRLKRYHSGRSLPDACGFSLSDQHKMAASRQEESHARCSRRLAELQNQVRSRKALVKSCRGCTEGHSFARCYSPSFVWLSGSEYTRQWKYPVSQTHLLAMAKQRHAPRSSLWLA, encoded by the exons ATGGTAACGACTTCTTGTGGGCGGCATCGGCAGCGCTGTGAAACGCACTGTGCTTGGGCTGTAAAGACTTGGAGAAAAGCTAATGCAGGAGGAGCCGAGCCTGTCACAAGCTGCATTCGCTCATCTTCATTCTATGTCTCCGTCCAGGTACTGCAGTACCGGACTCGGTGTCGAgagttggagcagcagctggcagcaggaggg ggaccccttccaggcaggtgggaagccacagaagaccagagcctggagaaagcactgcttcgggtggaagaggagcagcagag gTGTGAGAATCTGGCAGAAGTGAACACTCTCCTGCAGGAACACCTCGATGAAGCGAATGCGGTTAATTCAGCCCTTAAAGAAGACGTTGGAAGACTGACGGTGGATTGGATGAGGgcccgggaggagctggaagtgaaGGAGAGCGAGTGGCGCAGTGAACGTGAG CTTTATGACAGCTACCTAAGGGGTGAACGCAGCCGTCTACTCAGCCTGTGGCGTCAGGTGGTCACCTTCCGCTGTcatttcctggaaatgaagaCTGCCACTGACCG agatttgtcagagctgaaggcagagcaaatgAGGCTTTCTGGATCTATACTTGTAAACTGCTCCCGCCTAAACTGTGGCGTACGGCCCTGGGCACCCGTTacgccgggtagacctgtcctcgaggatcaggcacagcagcaagcggGAGAGGAAATAAGCCAGAAGACTTGGGAAGTGATGCGCTTACAAGTCGAAGGGGACCCGGAGAAGAAGGAGCTTCAGGACAG ACTGAAGGACTTAGCTGCACTTGAAGGAGAACACTCATTATTACAGAGCGAGTTGGTAGTCGcaagagagatgctggaggaatCGCACCTTCAGAGGGATCTgctgaagcaagagaaacacgAGCTTACCGTGGCACTGGAAAAG gcagagcagtcagtaGCAGAGTTGACAGGGGCTCAGAATAAGCTGACTGCTGAAATAGCCGATCTACAGGTTGCAGCAGCGAACATGAGCAGTATCAATGAAGCTCTTGCATTGGATAAAGTGCAGCTGAACAAACTCGTGTTGCAG ctggagcaagagcatgacgttctgtcaggcaaagtggacgagatggagagagcaaagatCTCTGACCAGGAGAAGCTGAACTTGTGTGAAAGAGCAAATGAGGCGCTGAGCGCAGagaaagcccacctggagcagctgctgaagaaagcagaggagcaacaggaggggctgcaggcagagctgaggatgctggcagaggagaaggcagaaacccaAGAGAAACTCAATGAG GTTCACCGCCAGCAAGAGTCAGCTAGCAGTGGTCTGGAGCAGTTGCGGCAGGAGTCCTCTCGCCAAGGGCAGGCACTGGCCAACGTATCCAAAGAGAAGGAATTGCTGGCGCACGAGAAGGCTGCCCTAGAGGCGCGACTGGCAGCCACGGAGCGGGACAGACGaggccttgcagagcagctggcagaggccag GTGCGGGAGGGAGACCCTGGAATCCAGCCTGCTTGAGGCTCAGCAGCGCTTATCTCAGCTGGAGATCGCCAGGAGTCAGCTTGAAATCCAACTTCAGACAGTCAGGCAGGCCAAGGAGGTGATACAAG GGGAAGTGAAGTGCCTTCAAtgtgagctggaagcagagagatctCTCATGAAGCAGGAACGGGAAAACATGGCGCAACAGCTCTTGCGGACAGAAGAGCAGTATAACGATACCCTGAAACTTCGGGAAACGGCTCACGAAGTGGAAATAAACAAGCTCCGGCAAGAGCTG GCAAGCGAGCGGGAAGGGCACCATTCAGAGCtacaggagatgctggagcagtgggaaaaggagaaggcagagacgGAAAGGGAGCACGAGAAGAAGCTGTTTGATATGAAGCTGAAAGTTGCTACCATGCAAGCTCAACAAGAGGAGGAACGGACGAGAGCGGAAAGTGCCAAGCAAGAG CAGGAACGGGACAGACTGCGAGCAGTTAAAGAAGAACTGGTACGGGAGATGAAACTTCTTCAGGACTCGGTCACAGCCTCCGAAACCCGAGCAAATGCAGCAACAGATAGGAATCGCTGCCTTGAACAAGAACTTCAAACTACAttgtctgtcttaaaaatcaaaaacGAGGAAGTGGAAACGCAGCGGGAGAAAATCCAGATGCTCCaaaaagaggcagcacagagacAAGCTTTGCAGGAGAGTCTCACTCATATGGCTGCCATCCTGTCAGAGAGGGAGGCAGAAATGAAGTTGTACCAGGAACAGATGAGAATGCTGgagaaccagaaagaaatgcatgaaaccaCTGTCAGTGAGGTTATCAAGGACATAACAGAGAAGAACCAGAAGGTTGAATCCCAGCAAGAACAGctacaggagctggagaagcagcaagaaatgctgaggactgctgtcagcaagatgagcaaagagctggaggagagagaccgggagatcggatcccagcaagaacagatacgggagctggagaagcagcgagaactgcagaggactgctgtcagcaagatgagcaaagagctggaggagagagaccaGGAGATACGattccaggaggggaaaataatgaCTCTAGAACGAGACGGTGCATCACAAGTGAGAAATCTGCAGGTGGATCTTGATCATATGAAAGGAAACTTGAAGGAGAAGAATTTGGAGCTGCAGTCTCTGACTCAGCAGATCCAAGCgctggaaatggagagagaacagGTGAAATCTCTGCACGCGAGCCTTGGACACCTGAGGGCAGTTCTTAAGGACAGAGAGAGCGAGTGTGATTCTCAAAGGGATCAGTTAAGACTCTTGCAGCAGTACAAGGAACAGCAAGAGGGCTACCTGCAAGAGCTTCGTGGTACACTAGAAAAGATGACCCTGTCTTTATCCGAAAAGGATCAAGAGCTTGagtcacaacaaaagcaaatccgGGAAGCTGAAGAAGTCATGGAAATGCAGTTAAGGACTGTCCGCGACCAACTGGAGCAGACCTTAggagccttaaaagaaaaggacagactcctagacatccaaaagcaacaagcaaggAGCTACgcggagaaaacagaagaacagatgaaTGTCTTGCACAGAGACTTAGAATACACTAcagcagtactgaaagaaaaggatttaatgaTTGAATCTCAGAAGGAACTGATTGAGACCTTCCAAAAACAAGGGCGAGACtctggacagcagaaggaaattctgcagcagcttcaagtggcactgaaggaaaaagaacacgAAATTCTATCCCTTAGAAAGCAATGTGAggcgtggaaggaaaaggaggaaaggcatgaagctgagcaaacaaatctccaagcaacaaagctgactctgaaagaaagagaggaaaaggtagAGGTTCTGGAGGAAGCTATCGCTAagcttcaacagcaaaaggaggaggcaGCGATGCAGACCGAAGCCATACAGCAAAAACTAGAATACGCTGAATCTTCTCTAGAAGCGAGAGATCAAGAGATAGTGTCTTTGCAAGAGCACGTCCAGGAGCTTCGAGAGCAGAAGGAGTTAGAAGGCAAGCAGGCCAAGAGTCTAGAGCAGGGTCTAGACAAAATGAGCCAAATCTTGAAGGAGAACCACTCGGAGTTCCTCAGGCAGACCGAGCAAATGAACATGTTCCGGCTTCGTGAAGAAAGCACGAAAGTAGCGCTAACGTCATGCCAGCAGCAAGTGGATCTGCTTGAGCAAGCGGtgaggaagagagatgaagacaATGAAACTCTCATGCAAAAACTCCAGTGCCAAGAAGAAGAACTGAAGACCTTGCAGAATCTCCAGCTGAGGCTAaccaaggagaatgaagaggtTAGGCATGGCAGAGAGCGAGAGAAGCTCCTGGAAGAAGCCTTGCGTGAGAAGGAGCAAGAGGCCAAGGCTGAAGGTGAACTAAAAGAGTTAAAAGAGGAAGTAAGAGCTCTTCGGGAAGATCTCCAGCATGTTCAGCCGACTCTGACAAAGAAGGATGAAGAGATCAAGAACCACAGAGACAGAGTCGGGTACTTAGAGAAGACTC AGAGAGAACAAGAGCTTAGGAGGCAGAGCGAGCTCTTGAAACAATTAACATCAGCTTTGCGATggaaggatggcggagagaccctgcagaaacaaatccagaaactccagaaatgggaggaagaggaagcagagaagaggcgagttctccaggagagagaccgttccttgcaaagacagaaggagCTAACGCAACAACTGGAGGATGAGCGGAAAGCCAAGGGGGAAGAATTGGAGCGCACGATTGCTGTTTTGAAGCAGACCGAGAGCAGAGAagtcaaatggaaagagaaggcacAAGCACTGACTCTTGCCCTTACCAAGAGTGAAATGGCCAATGGGACTCTGAGGGAAGAAATAGCCATCCTGCAGAGCATGGTTTCGGAGAGGGACACGGACCGGTTTCATCATCAG CAGGCTATTGCAGAAGGGGAGCAGCTATCATGGCTCTCGGAGAAGAGACTCCTGTCACAGCAGCTGGAATGTCTGCAGCGAGCAGTTGCAAGGTTGGAACTGGAGAAGGCGGAGCTGAAGCAACTCAATGCTGAGCTCAGGAGGACTCTCGAGCAG